Sequence from the Dissulfurirhabdus thermomarina genome:
GCCGGATGATGGAGGCGGCCCACGGGTCCGAGCCCTGGCGCCCCTATCACTACGCCATGGCCTACCTCGTGGACGCCGCCGACCCCGGCCTGGTGGTGCTTCCCACCCACCGGGAGGTACGGCTCCCCGGCGGCATGGACCCGGCGCAACTCCTCCGGGCGGCGGACCGCCTCTTCCGCCGCGAGGCGCTGGAGACCGGAAGCGAGGCCCCGGCGGCCGCGGCCCGTGAGGTGGCGGACCGCCTCGCCGAACGCCCCGAGGTGCCCGCCTTCGGGGTCTTCCTCCCGGAACGGCGGGGAGAGATCTGGTGGCTCACCGAGGAAGGCCGGGCCCTGGTGGCGGCCCGGCGCCCCCCCGAGCTGGCCGCCCTGGACGTGGCCGTCCTCGAGGACGCGGTGCTGGGGGCGCTCATGGGAATGGACCCCGAGACCGCGGCCCAGGAGGGAGACGTCCGCTTCTTCGTGGACCCGGCCGAGCGGATGGGCCGAGGAGACGGAGGCCGGGCCTTCTTCCTCCTCCGGGCCACCCCGGTGGAACGGGTCCTCGACGTGGCCGACGCCGGCCTCGTCATGCCGCACAAGTCCACGTACTTCTACCCGAAGATCCTGACGGGCCTCGTGATGCACTCGCTGGAGCCGGGGGAGCGGGAAGAGGCCGCCCCGGAAGAGGGCTGAGGCCCGGGAAAACACCGAAGGCCCGCCGGCGAACAGCCTGCGGGCCCTCGTCTCATCGGTCCGGCCGGCGCACAGCCTGCGGGCCGGGATCAGTCGAGGAAGTACTTGAGCCGGTCCCGGCGGGTGGAGTGGCGGAGCCGGTTCAGGGCCTTCTTCTCGATCTGCCGGATCCGCTCCCGGGAGACGTT
This genomic interval carries:
- a CDS encoding DUF1015 domain-containing protein, coding for MALVLPFRGVRYNPGPHPMEELVAPPYDVVDEIARDALVARNPQNVFQLELPPRRPGEAPEDACRRAGETFRRWRRQGLLVQDPAPAVYPYEIEFTLGRDTHRRTGLVALVRVEPWERRVILPHEHTFDRVTEDRLRLFAATQARFSQIFLFHRPLPEVGRVLAAAPRSPLYDVRDGQGCRHRLWRLDDPAAVSSLRAAFRDAVLYIADGHHRYTTALNYRRMMEAAHGSEPWRPYHYAMAYLVDAADPGLVVLPTHREVRLPGGMDPAQLLRAADRLFRREALETGSEAPAAAAREVADRLAERPEVPAFGVFLPERRGEIWWLTEEGRALVAARRPPELAALDVAVLEDAVLGALMGMDPETAAQEGDVRFFVDPAERMGRGDGGRAFFLLRATPVERVLDVADAGLVMPHKSTYFYPKILTGLVMHSLEPGEREEAAPEEG